A window of the Gossypium hirsutum isolate 1008001.06 chromosome A03, Gossypium_hirsutum_v2.1, whole genome shotgun sequence genome harbors these coding sequences:
- the LOC107942941 gene encoding expansin-like B1, producing the protein MGFSLKFHCCLMSVMVLLPTLCYAQDYVKSRATYYGSPDCLGTPRGACGYGEFGRTVNDANVAGASYRLYKNGTGCGTCYQVRCTNPQLCTDNGVNIVVTDYGEGDNTDFILSPRAYSRMAQSDKAAELFAYGVVEVEHKRIPCRYSGYKMQFKVHEHSKYPNYLAIVILYQAGQIEILAADIWQADCKEWIGMRRAYGAVFDTTYPPSGAVTLRFQVQGSAGVYWVQASNVIPSDWKAGVAYESDIELE; encoded by the exons ATGGGGTTCTCATTGAAGTTTCATTGTTGCCTTATGTCTGTCATGGTGTTATTGCCTACACTGTGTTATGCTCAGGACTATGTGAAGTCCAGAGCAACTTACTATGGCAGCCCTGATTGTTTAGGGACTCCAA GGGGAGCTTGTGGATATGGAGAATTTGGAAGGACTGTGAATGATGCGAATGTGGCTGGGGCTTCTTACAGGCTCTACAAAAATGGAACCGGCTGTGGTACTTGCTATCAG GTTAGGTGCACAAACCCTCAACTTTGTACTGATAATGGAGTGAACATAGTGGTGACCGACTACGGCGAAGGTGACAACACTGATTTCATCCTCAGCCCCCGCGCTTACTCTAGGATGGCACAATCGGACAAAGCGGCCGAGCTGTTCGCTTACGGAGTAGTCGAAGTAGAACACAAGCGAATCCCCTGCCGCTACAGTGGTTACAAGATGCAATTCAAGGTTCATGAACATAGCAAGTACCCAAATTACTTGGCCATTGTAATATTATACCAAGCTGGCCAAATTGAAATTCTAGCTGCAGATATTTGGCAG GCGGATTGTAAGGAATGGATAGGGATGAGGAGGGCATACGGGGCGGTTTTCGACACAACGTATCCACCATCGGGAGCGGTCACTTTGAGATTCCAAGTTCAAGGTAGCGCGGGTGTGTATTGGGTGCAGGCATCAAATGTTATTCCTAGTGATTGGAAGGCTGGAGTTGCTTATGAATCAGATATTGAGCTTGAATGA
- the LOC107942940 gene encoding ankyrin repeat-containing protein BDA1: MHVALQHNQTAMVYRLIETEPTLVGVKGREGFTPLHYVAQNDEVKLLREFLAVSPHSIMDATNKGETALHIAVEKGNTRALEALLSFLRRSWYREALYWEEKVVNWKDENGFTVLHVAVKMNDIQVVKSLLKFKINVNAKSLEGLTVLDIVDRANNNPDMKDVLIQAGAEHSHVMKTNDINAIPSMKQVSFEPKPTLLDNVIRFLKAQKTNISTETRDALLVVAALVATATFQAVLSPPGGLRQADSSDSDSLPFSKVGKVVMKEWLYITFLILNSISFWVTIITIYLLLPNGFYGQLLTLPLILFSITYLFCSTIISPSLICAIVNFSFFIFCVVLLSLGLVLISNHSSLSYIKKLWSRCR; the protein is encoded by the exons ATGCACGTGGCGTTGCAACATAACCAGACCGCGATGGTGTATCGGCTCATAGAGACGGAGCCAACCCTTGTTGGTGTCAAAGGAAGGGAGGGTTTCACTCCACTGCACTACGTAGCTCAAAACGACGAAGTTAAACTCTTGCGTGAGTTTCTAGCGGTAAGCCCTCATTCCATCATGGATGCCACGAATAAAGGCGAAACGGCTCTGCATATCGCTGTGGAGAAGGGAAATACCAGAGCTTTAGAGGCTTTGTTGTCGTTTCTTCGAAGGTCATGGTATAGGGAGGCACTATATTGGGAAGAGAAAGTAGTTAACTGGAAGGATGAAAATGGTTTCACTGTACTGCATGTAGCAGTGAAGATGAACGATATccag GTTGTGAAATCGTTACTAAAGTTTAAAATCAACGTGAATGCAAAAAGCCTAGAAGGTTTAACAGTTCTGGACATTGTTGATCGTGCTAACAATAATCCAGACATGAAAGATGTTTTAATCCAAGCAGGAGCTGAACATAGTCATGTAATGAAGACCAACGACATTAATGCTATTCCTTCCATGAAGCAAGTAAGTTTTGAACCAAAGCCTACACTTCTTGATAATGTCATACGGTTCCTAAAAGCCCAGAAAACAAATATCTCGACCGAAACACGTGATGCTTTACTAGTGGTGGCTGCACTGGTTGCAACAGCCACTTTCCAAGCGGTTCTCAGCCCACCGGGAGGGCTTCGACAGGCTGACAGTAGCGACAGTGATTCACTTCCGTTCAGCAAGGTGGGAAAGGTGGTGATGAAAGAATGGTTATACATAACTTTCTTGATTCTTAATAGTATTTCATTTTGGGTGACAATCATAACCATTTATCTTTTACTCCCAAACGGGTTTTATGGTCAGCTATTGACTCTACCCTTAATTCTCTTCTCGATTACCTACTTGTTCTGCTCAACAATCATATCACCAAGCCTCATTTGTGCCATTGTTAATTTCAGCTTTTTCATATTTTGTGTGGTGTTACTAAGTTTAGGTCTTGTGCTTATATCCAATCATTCATCGTTGTCCTACATCAAGAAATTATGGTCCCGTTGCAGATAG